One part of the Mycobacterium marinum genome encodes these proteins:
- a CDS encoding DUF2561 family protein, with the protein MLGKYSAYRRGPEGVVAPEVVDRILIGACAAVWLALVGVGVAAVVALADLGRGVQKISKDSHSSWVLYTVIVVSALIIVGAVPMLLRARRMAETGPLVTSVPLRRTGGQPLRTANATMRAADRSARRDHANGRSEGTQWSSEAVDRVWLRGTVALVGTIGIALITVGAATNLMAVGHDGASWVAYGLAGIVTAGMPAIEWFYVRQLRRVSVK; encoded by the coding sequence ATGCTCGGTAAATACTCCGCGTACCGGCGTGGACCGGAAGGCGTTGTCGCTCCCGAAGTCGTCGACCGAATTCTCATCGGGGCGTGTGCGGCGGTCTGGCTGGCGCTGGTGGGCGTAGGTGTGGCCGCCGTGGTCGCGTTGGCCGATCTTGGCCGGGGCGTACAGAAGATATCGAAGGACTCGCACAGCAGTTGGGTGTTGTACACGGTCATCGTCGTCTCGGCATTGATCATCGTCGGGGCGGTCCCGATGCTGTTGCGGGCGCGACGGATGGCCGAGACTGGACCGCTGGTCACCTCGGTGCCATTGCGTAGAACGGGCGGGCAGCCGTTGCGGACGGCCAACGCCACGATGCGAGCCGCCGACCGTAGCGCGCGTCGGGATCACGCAAATGGGCGCTCGGAGGGCACCCAGTGGTCTAGCGAGGCGGTGGACCGCGTTTGGTTGCGTGGCACCGTGGCCCTGGTCGGCACGATAGGGATTGCTTTGATTACCGTTGGCGCAGCGACCAATCTGATGGCGGTCGGTCACGACGGTGCGTCCTGGGTCGCCTACGGGCTGGCTGGGATCGTGACCGCAGGAATGCCGGCGATCGAGTGGTTCTACGTTCGCCAGTTGCGTCGCGTCTCGGTCAAATAG
- a CDS encoding MmpS family transport accessory protein, with product MSGPNPPGWEPDEPDPAGDSSAELEPFGDTDDEPDDALAGGELEPVSESGQIEPVDPAQESEAYSRAYSAPESEQFISGAYLPADLSLYDYDGYDDSLDEEDEPSTPRWPWVVGVAAIMAAIALVASVSLLVTRTDSTKLANPATTSSVPPVQDEITTTKPPPPPPPPPPPPSTEIPTATETQTVTVTPPPPPPPPPETSAAPPPAATTPTTPAAAPPPTTTTPAGPRQVTYSVTGTKAPGDIISVTYVDASGRRRTQHNVYIPWSMTVTPISQSDVGSVEASSLFRVSRLNCSITTSDGTVLSSNSNDAPQTSC from the coding sequence ATGAGCGGGCCGAATCCGCCGGGATGGGAACCTGACGAACCCGACCCAGCTGGCGATTCCAGCGCTGAACTGGAACCCTTTGGCGACACCGACGATGAGCCAGACGACGCTCTTGCAGGCGGCGAACTCGAACCCGTCAGCGAGAGCGGCCAGATTGAGCCGGTAGACCCCGCGCAGGAATCGGAAGCGTATTCACGGGCCTATTCGGCGCCGGAGTCCGAGCAATTCATCAGCGGGGCCTACCTGCCGGCAGATCTCAGTCTTTACGACTATGACGGCTACGACGACTCGCTCGACGAAGAGGATGAGCCAAGCACGCCACGCTGGCCCTGGGTGGTTGGGGTGGCGGCCATAATGGCCGCCATAGCACTGGTGGCATCGGTGTCGCTGCTGGTGACGCGCACCGATTCCACGAAGCTCGCCAATCCCGCAACCACGTCATCGGTACCGCCGGTACAGGACGAAATCACGACGACCAAGCCGCCGCCCCCTCCGCCTCCTCCGCCGCCACCGCCTAGTACCGAGATTCCGACAGCGACGGAGACGCAGACAGTGACGGTGACACCTCCACCCCCGCCGCCTCCGCCTCCGGAGACCTCTGCGGCGCCGCCACCGGCGGCTACTACTCCGACGACACCGGCGGCTGCGCCGCCACCCACCACGACGACTCCTGCGGGGCCGCGGCAAGTTACCTATTCGGTGACCGGTACCAAGGCACCCGGTGACATCATTTCGGTGACTTATGTGGACGCTTCAGGCCGGCGAAGGACCCAGCACAACGTGTATATCCCCTGGTCGATGACCGTCACTCCGATTTCGCAGTCCGATGTGGGCTCTGTGGAGGCCTCCAGCCTGTTCCGGGTGAGCAGGCTCAACTGCTCGATCACCACCAGTGACGGGACGGTGCTGTCGTCCAACAGCAACGACGCACCGCAGACGAGCTGCTGA
- a CDS encoding cytochrome c oxidase subunit 4 — protein MHIEARLFEFVAAFFVVTAVLYGVVTSIFATGGVEWAGTTALALTGGMALIVATFFRFVARRLDTRPEDYEGAEISDGAGELGFFSPHSWWPIMVALSGSVAATGIALWLPWLIVAGVVFILGSAAGLVFEYYVGPEKH, from the coding sequence ATGCACATTGAAGCCAGGCTGTTTGAGTTCGTCGCCGCGTTCTTCGTCGTCACGGCGGTGCTGTACGGTGTCGTGACCTCCATATTCGCTACCGGTGGGGTCGAGTGGGCCGGCACCACGGCGCTGGCGCTGACCGGTGGTATGGCCTTGATCGTGGCCACCTTCTTCCGCTTCGTGGCTCGCCGGCTCGATACCCGGCCTGAGGACTACGAAGGCGCTGAAATCAGCGATGGGGCAGGGGAATTGGGTTTCTTCAGCCCGCACAGCTGGTGGCCGATCATGGTGGCTTTGTCCGGTTCGGTGGCCGCGACCGGCATCGCATTGTGGCTTCCGTGGCTGATCGTCGCCGGCGTGGTGTTCATCCTGGGATCGGCGGCCGGTCTGGTCTTCGAGTACTACGTGGGTCCTGAGAAGCACTGA
- a CDS encoding cytochrome c oxidase subunit II — MTPREPGRSQSLSPCNSQSNSVGRSGAARRIARLAGLAGALGLLAVTLSGCSWSEALALGWPEGITPEAHVNRELWIGAVIASLVVGVIVWGLIFWSATFHRKKKTDTDFPRQFGYNMPLELVLTVTPFLIISVLFYFTVVVQEKMLHLADDPEVVVDVTAFQWNWKFGYQKVDFHDHTLTYDGADEARKRAMESKPEGKDEHGEELVGPVAGRNTEDRTYLNFDKVETLGTTSEIPVLVLPAGKRIEFQLNSADVIHAFWVPEFLFKRDVMPNPAANNSVNRFQVEQITKTGAFVGHCAEMCGTYHSMMNFEVRVVAPNDFKAYLQQRIAGKTNAEALQAINQPPLAITTHPFETRRGQQAPMPVG, encoded by the coding sequence GTGACACCTCGCGAGCCAGGTCGTTCGCAAAGCTTGTCGCCGTGCAATTCTCAGAGCAATTCCGTTGGTCGCAGCGGTGCCGCGCGGCGGATCGCTCGGCTAGCGGGGCTGGCCGGCGCGCTGGGTTTGCTGGCCGTCACCCTGAGCGGTTGCAGCTGGTCTGAAGCGCTGGCCCTGGGCTGGCCTGAGGGCATCACACCGGAGGCACACGTCAACCGGGAGCTGTGGATCGGCGCGGTGATCGCCTCCCTGGTGGTCGGTGTCATTGTGTGGGGCCTGATCTTCTGGTCGGCCACCTTCCACCGGAAGAAGAAGACCGACACCGACTTCCCGCGCCAGTTCGGCTACAACATGCCGCTGGAGCTGGTCCTCACGGTCACGCCGTTCCTCATCATCTCGGTGCTGTTCTACTTCACCGTTGTGGTGCAGGAAAAGATGCTGCACCTGGCCGATGACCCAGAGGTTGTTGTCGACGTCACGGCGTTCCAGTGGAACTGGAAGTTCGGCTACCAAAAGGTCGACTTCCACGACCACACCCTGACCTACGACGGTGCCGATGAGGCGCGTAAGCGTGCCATGGAATCCAAGCCGGAAGGCAAGGACGAGCACGGCGAGGAACTGGTCGGGCCGGTGGCCGGACGTAACACCGAGGACCGCACCTACCTGAACTTCGACAAGGTCGAAACGCTGGGAACCACGTCCGAGATTCCGGTTCTGGTGTTGCCCGCCGGCAAGCGGATCGAATTCCAGCTCAACTCGGCCGACGTGATCCACGCTTTCTGGGTGCCGGAATTCCTGTTCAAGCGCGACGTGATGCCCAACCCGGCCGCCAATAACTCGGTCAACAGGTTCCAGGTCGAGCAGATCACCAAGACCGGAGCGTTCGTCGGGCACTGCGCGGAAATGTGTGGCACCTACCACTCGATGATGAACTTCGAAGTTCGCGTTGTGGCCCCTAACGATTTCAAGGCCTACTTGCAGCAGCGTATTGCCGGAAAGACCAATGCCGAGGCGTTGCAGGCGATCAACCAGCCACCGCTGGCGATTACCACCCACCCGTTCGAGACCCGGCGGGGCCAACAGGCCCCGATGCCCGTAGGTTAG
- the asnB gene encoding asparagine synthase (glutamine-hydrolyzing), with translation MCGLLAFVAAPAGAAETQGTDTQLAQADQAALAARADSAIAGASHLMRHRGPDEPGTWADPDADGSVVFGFNRLSIIDIEHSHQPLRWGPPEAPDRYVLVFNGEIYNYLELREELRTEHGATFATDGDGEAIVAGYHHWGADVLGRLRGMFAFALWDTVTRELFCARDPFGIKPLFMATGPGGTAVASEKKCLLDLVDLVGFDTEIDHRALQHYTVLQYVPEPETLHRGVRRLESGCYARIRPGCNPVVTRYFVPRFAATPITSATERARYDEITAVLEDSVAKHMRADVTVGSFLSGGIDSTAIAALAIRHNPRLITFTTGFEREGFSELDVAVASAEAIGARHIAKVVSAEEFVAALPEIVWYLDEPVADPALVPLFFVAREARKHVKVVLSGEGADELFGGYTIYREPLSLKPFDYLPRPLRRSMGKVSKPLPEGMRGKSLLHRGSLTLEERYYGNARSFSDAQLQDVLPGFRPQWTHTDVTAAVYAGSAGWDPVARMQHIDLFTWLRGDILVKADKMTMANSLELRVPFLDPEVFAVAARLPLQAKITRTTTKYALRRALEPIVPAHVLHRPKLGFPVPIRHWLRAGELLEWAYAMVTTSQAGHLIDLAAVNRMLDEHRTGASDHSRRLWTLLIFMLWHAIFIERSITPQISEPQYPVEL, from the coding sequence GTGTGTGGACTGCTGGCCTTCGTTGCGGCCCCGGCCGGCGCTGCCGAGACGCAAGGCACCGATACTCAACTCGCCCAGGCCGACCAAGCCGCGCTGGCCGCGCGAGCCGACAGCGCAATCGCGGGCGCGTCGCACCTGATGCGCCACCGCGGCCCCGACGAGCCCGGCACCTGGGCAGACCCCGATGCCGACGGTTCGGTGGTGTTCGGGTTCAACCGGTTGTCCATCATCGACATCGAGCATTCGCACCAACCGCTGCGATGGGGGCCACCCGAAGCTCCTGACCGCTATGTCTTGGTGTTCAACGGCGAGATCTACAACTACCTCGAACTACGCGAGGAACTGCGCACCGAGCACGGCGCCACCTTCGCCACCGATGGTGATGGTGAGGCCATCGTCGCCGGTTACCACCATTGGGGTGCCGACGTGCTGGGGCGACTCCGCGGCATGTTCGCCTTCGCGCTGTGGGACACGGTCACCCGCGAACTGTTCTGTGCCCGCGATCCGTTCGGCATCAAACCGCTGTTCATGGCGACCGGACCGGGCGGCACCGCGGTGGCTAGTGAGAAGAAGTGTCTACTGGACCTGGTCGACTTGGTGGGATTCGACACTGAAATCGACCACCGGGCGCTACAGCACTACACAGTCCTGCAGTACGTCCCCGAACCCGAGACACTGCATCGCGGAGTCCGACGGCTCGAATCGGGCTGCTACGCGCGCATCCGGCCCGGGTGCAACCCCGTGGTCACCCGTTACTTTGTGCCGCGGTTTGCCGCCACACCGATCACCAGCGCCACCGAGCGGGCGCGCTACGACGAGATCACCGCGGTGCTAGAGGACTCGGTGGCCAAACACATGCGCGCCGACGTCACTGTCGGTTCGTTTCTGTCAGGCGGGATCGACTCCACGGCCATCGCGGCGCTGGCCATCCGGCACAATCCGCGGCTGATCACCTTTACCACCGGCTTCGAACGCGAGGGTTTTTCCGAGCTCGACGTGGCGGTGGCCTCGGCCGAAGCCATCGGCGCCCGCCACATCGCCAAGGTGGTCAGCGCGGAGGAATTTGTGGCCGCGTTACCCGAAATTGTCTGGTATCTCGACGAGCCGGTCGCCGACCCGGCGCTGGTACCACTGTTCTTCGTGGCCCGCGAGGCCCGCAAGCACGTCAAGGTGGTGCTCTCCGGGGAGGGCGCCGACGAGCTGTTTGGCGGATACACGATCTACCGCGAGCCGCTCTCGCTGAAACCCTTCGACTATCTACCCCGGCCGCTGCGACGGTCGATGGGCAAGGTCTCCAAACCCCTGCCCGAGGGTATGCGCGGAAAAAGCCTGCTCCATCGCGGCTCGCTGACGCTCGAGGAGCGCTACTACGGCAACGCCCGAAGCTTCTCCGACGCCCAACTGCAAGATGTGCTGCCCGGATTCCGGCCGCAGTGGACACACACCGATGTGACCGCTGCGGTCTACGCCGGGTCAGCGGGCTGGGACCCGGTAGCCAGAATGCAGCACATCGATCTGTTCACTTGGCTACGCGGCGACATTCTGGTGAAGGCCGACAAGATGACGATGGCCAATTCGCTCGAACTGCGGGTGCCATTCCTGGATCCCGAGGTGTTCGCCGTCGCCGCCCGATTGCCGCTGCAGGCCAAAATCACCCGCACCACCACCAAGTACGCGCTACGGCGCGCATTGGAGCCGATTGTCCCGGCACATGTGCTGCACCGACCCAAGCTCGGGTTCCCAGTCCCGATCCGGCACTGGTTGCGCGCCGGCGAACTGTTGGAGTGGGCCTATGCGATGGTCACCACGTCGCAGGCGGGTCACCTGATCGACCTGGCAGCGGTCAACCGGATGCTCGACGAGCACCGCACCGGCGCCAGCGATCACAGCCGCCGGCTGTGGACCCTGCTGATCTTCATGCTGTGGCACGCGATCTTCATCGAGCGCAGCATCACACCACAGATCAGCGAGCCCCAGTATCCGGTCGAGCTCTAG
- a CDS encoding carbohydrate kinase family protein gives MTIAVTGSIATDHLMRFPGHFSEQLLPEHLHKVSLSFLVDDLVVHRGGVAGNMAFAIGVLGGDVALVGAAGADFADYRDWLKAHGVNCDHVLISQTAHTARFTCTTDVDMAQIASFYPGAMSEARNIKLADVVSAVGTPELVIVGANDPEAMFLHTEECRQLGLAFAADPSQQLARLSGDEIKRLINGATYLFTNDYEWDLLLSKTGWSEADVMAQIGLRVTTLGPKGVDLVEPDGTSIHVGVVPETSQTDPTGVGDAFRAGFLTGRSAGLNLERAAQLGSLVAVLVLESTGTQEWQWDRQVATARLAEAYGDDAANEITAVLA, from the coding sequence GTGACGATTGCGGTAACCGGTTCGATTGCGACCGACCATCTGATGCGGTTCCCAGGCCATTTTTCCGAACAGCTGCTGCCCGAGCATCTGCACAAGGTGTCACTCAGCTTCCTCGTCGACGACCTTGTCGTGCACCGCGGCGGGGTGGCCGGAAATATGGCTTTTGCCATCGGTGTGCTCGGAGGTGACGTGGCGCTGGTCGGCGCCGCAGGCGCCGACTTCGCCGATTATCGCGATTGGCTCAAAGCCCACGGCGTCAACTGCGACCATGTGCTGATCTCGCAGACCGCGCACACGGCCCGATTTACCTGCACCACCGATGTCGACATGGCGCAGATCGCGTCGTTCTACCCGGGCGCCATGTCTGAGGCGCGCAACATCAAGCTCGCCGACGTGGTATCGGCCGTCGGTACCCCGGAGCTGGTGATTGTCGGCGCCAACGACCCCGAGGCGATGTTCTTGCACACCGAGGAATGCCGCCAGCTAGGACTGGCATTCGCCGCTGACCCCTCGCAGCAGCTGGCACGGCTGTCGGGCGATGAGATCAAACGGCTCATCAACGGTGCCACCTATTTGTTCACCAACGACTACGAGTGGGACCTGCTGTTGTCCAAGACCGGCTGGTCCGAGGCCGACGTGATGGCCCAGATCGGCTTGCGAGTGACGACATTGGGCCCCAAGGGCGTGGATCTGGTGGAGCCCGACGGCACCAGCATTCACGTTGGCGTCGTCCCCGAAACCAGCCAGACCGACCCCACCGGCGTCGGTGACGCGTTCCGCGCGGGCTTCTTGACCGGCCGCAGCGCGGGTTTGAACCTGGAGCGCGCCGCGCAGTTGGGTTCGCTGGTGGCCGTTCTGGTGCTGGAATCCACCGGCACCCAGGAATGGCAGTGGGACCGCCAGGTCGCGACCGCCCGACTGGCCGAGGCCTACGGTGACGACGCCGCCAACGAGATCACTGCTGTCCTGGCTTAG
- a CDS encoding iron-sulfur cluster assembly accessory protein yields the protein MTVQNESDAKTHGVILTEAAAAKAKSLLDQEGRDDLSLRIAVQPGGCAGLRYNLFFDDRALDGDLTAEFGGVTLTVDRMSAPYVEGASIDFVDTIEKQGFTIDNPNATGSCACGDSFN from the coding sequence ATGACCGTGCAGAACGAGTCGGACGCAAAGACCCACGGCGTAATCCTGACCGAGGCTGCCGCCGCCAAGGCAAAATCCCTGCTCGACCAGGAGGGACGTGACGACCTGTCGCTGCGGATCGCGGTGCAGCCGGGCGGGTGCGCAGGCTTGCGCTACAACCTTTTCTTCGATGATCGGGCCCTCGACGGCGACCTGACCGCGGAGTTCGGTGGCGTGACCTTGACGGTGGACCGGATGAGCGCGCCCTACGTCGAAGGTGCGTCGATCGACTTCGTGGACACCATCGAGAAGCAGGGCTTCACCATCGACAACCCCAACGCCACCGGGTCCTGCGCCTGCGGGGATTCCTTTAACTGA
- a CDS encoding glycerate kinase — translation MRVLVAPDCYGESLSAVEAAAVIATGWTRSRPNDSFIVAPQSDGGPGFIDVLRSRLGGVRKLQVSGPLDTAVSAEWVFERSSATAYLECAQACGLSLLGGPPSPETALAAHSRGVGQLIDAALAAGARRIVVGLGGSACTDGGHGMITELGGLDAARDRLAGIELIAASDAEYPLLGPWGSARVFSPQKGADAATISVLEGRLAAWAVELDAAAGRAVSAEPGAGAAGGIGAGLLALRGRCESGAAIIAELTHLADDLADAELIVTGEGRFDEQSLHGKVVGEIAAAARPLGIPVIVLAGQVDLDKSTIRLAGIMSALSIADYAGSVRLALADAANQLMGLSSEVAARLGNRGPAGYR, via the coding sequence ATGCGGGTCCTGGTGGCCCCGGACTGCTATGGCGAAAGCCTGTCGGCTGTTGAAGCCGCGGCGGTCATTGCCACCGGCTGGACCCGCTCACGACCCAATGACTCCTTTATCGTGGCCCCACAATCCGACGGTGGTCCGGGGTTCATCGATGTGCTGCGCAGCCGGCTGGGTGGCGTCCGGAAGCTGCAGGTGTCCGGGCCACTGGACACCGCGGTCAGTGCGGAGTGGGTGTTTGAGCGATCTTCGGCGACCGCCTACCTGGAATGCGCCCAAGCCTGTGGTCTCTCATTGCTGGGTGGTCCGCCGTCGCCCGAAACCGCGTTGGCGGCCCACAGCCGCGGAGTGGGCCAGCTCATTGATGCGGCGCTGGCCGCGGGAGCGCGGCGCATCGTGGTGGGGTTGGGCGGCAGCGCGTGCACCGACGGTGGCCACGGCATGATTACCGAGCTCGGCGGCCTGGATGCGGCCCGCGATCGGCTGGCCGGAATAGAGCTGATTGCCGCCTCTGACGCCGAGTACCCGCTGTTGGGCCCGTGGGGTTCGGCAAGGGTGTTCTCGCCGCAGAAGGGTGCTGACGCGGCCACCATCAGCGTGCTGGAGGGGCGCCTGGCGGCATGGGCGGTTGAGCTGGACGCGGCGGCCGGACGCGCGGTCAGTGCCGAGCCAGGGGCCGGGGCCGCCGGAGGAATCGGGGCGGGGCTACTTGCACTGCGGGGTCGATGCGAGTCCGGAGCCGCGATCATCGCTGAGCTCACGCATCTTGCCGACGACCTCGCCGACGCCGAGCTCATCGTCACCGGGGAGGGGCGGTTTGACGAACAATCGCTGCACGGAAAGGTGGTCGGTGAGATTGCTGCCGCGGCGCGGCCGCTGGGCATTCCGGTGATCGTGCTGGCGGGACAGGTGGACCTGGACAAATCCACGATCCGCCTGGCCGGGATCATGTCCGCGTTGTCCATCGCCGACTATGCGGGTTCGGTACGCCTGGCACTGGCTGACGCGGCGAACCAGCTGATGGGTTTGTCATCTGAGGTTGCCGCACGACTCGGGAATCGGGGACCTGCGGGGTACCGTTAA
- a CDS encoding DUF3043 domain-containing protein has translation MSAATDHADESAANSGDTSSSATSRGPKTTGPKGRPTPKRNDATRSKKGPVVPAPMTSAEARARRKKLARPKLSREERKAEKAAGRARMAERRERMMAGDEAYLLPRDQGPVRRYVRDVVDARRNLLGLFMPSALALLFAMFAVPQLQLYMSPAMLVLMALMTIDGIILARKVSNLVDVKFPNNTEGRWKLGLYAAGRASQMRRMRAPRPKVERGASVD, from the coding sequence ATTTCGGCCGCAACCGACCACGCCGACGAGTCGGCGGCGAACTCCGGGGATACCTCATCATCGGCAACTTCTCGCGGACCGAAGACGACCGGCCCCAAGGGCCGGCCCACACCGAAACGCAACGACGCCACGCGATCCAAGAAGGGCCCGGTCGTTCCGGCGCCTATGACCAGCGCAGAGGCCCGGGCCCGGCGTAAGAAGCTGGCCCGGCCCAAACTCAGTCGCGAGGAGCGCAAGGCGGAAAAGGCGGCCGGCCGGGCCCGGATGGCCGAACGCCGGGAGCGCATGATGGCCGGCGACGAGGCATACCTGTTGCCCCGCGATCAAGGGCCGGTACGCCGGTACGTCCGCGATGTGGTGGATGCCCGGCGCAACCTGCTCGGTCTGTTCATGCCGTCTGCGCTGGCGCTGCTCTTCGCCATGTTCGCCGTCCCGCAGCTGCAGCTTTACATGTCGCCGGCAATGCTGGTGCTGATGGCGCTGATGACCATTGACGGCATCATTTTGGCCCGCAAAGTCAGCAACCTGGTCGACGTCAAGTTCCCGAACAACACCGAAGGCCGTTGGAAGCTGGGCCTGTACGCGGCCGGCCGCGCGTCTCAAATGCGCAGGATGCGGGCGCCCCGGCCCAAGGTCGAGCGCGGCGCCAGTGTCGATTAG
- a CDS encoding bifunctional adenosylcobinamide kinase/adenosylcobinamide-phosphate guanylyltransferase, which translates to MRTLVLGGIRSGKSRWAEETIADSLTPEQPVRYLASGPATDSDSAASQDWDQRVARHRDRRPGHWSTVETDDITTQLRQVPDTPTLVDDLGTWLTSAMDSHRAWEGGSPPAALQDTIDDMLAAVGEFGSTLVLVSPEVGLTVVPATASGRRFADELGTLNQRMAALCDRVVLVVAGQAVPIKPSRA; encoded by the coding sequence ATGCGCACACTGGTTCTCGGTGGGATCAGGTCGGGCAAGTCCCGCTGGGCAGAGGAGACCATTGCGGACTCGCTTACGCCCGAACAGCCGGTCCGTTATCTGGCCTCCGGACCGGCCACCGACTCCGACTCAGCCGCATCGCAGGACTGGGATCAGCGCGTCGCCAGGCACCGCGATCGCCGGCCCGGACACTGGTCAACGGTCGAAACTGACGACATCACGACCCAATTGCGGCAAGTGCCGGACACGCCCACTCTCGTCGACGATCTCGGTACGTGGTTGACCAGCGCCATGGACAGCCACCGCGCCTGGGAGGGCGGCTCCCCACCGGCCGCCCTGCAAGACACCATCGACGACATGCTGGCCGCCGTCGGCGAATTCGGATCGACGCTGGTCCTGGTCAGCCCGGAAGTGGGGCTGACCGTGGTGCCGGCGACCGCATCCGGGCGCCGGTTCGCCGACGAGTTGGGCACCCTCAACCAGCGAATGGCGGCACTGTGTGACCGCGTGGTGCTGGTGGTGGCCGGCCAAGCCGTCCCGATCAAACCGTCGCGCGCATGA
- the cobT gene encoding nicotinate-nucleotide--dimethylbenzimidazole phosphoribosyltransferase, which produces MIGFAPISAPDALAEAAARARQDALTKPRGALGRLEDLSVWVASCQGQCPPRQFQRARVVVFAGDHGVTRSGVSAYPPDVTAQMVANIDGGGAAINALADVAGATVRVVDLAVDAEALSEQIGAHKVRRGSGDIATEDALTDDQTAAAIAAGQQIADAEVDAGADLLIAGDMGIGNTTPAAVLVAALTNTEPVAVVGFGTGVDDATWSRKTAAVRDALFRSARVLPDPVALLRCCGGADLAAMAGFCAQAAVRRTPLLLDGMAVTAAALVAERLAPGARQWWQAGHRSTEPGHQLALTALALDPVVDLRMRLGEGTGATVALPVLRAAVAALSSMATFAEAGVSTACDDAGATEPPES; this is translated from the coding sequence ATGATCGGGTTCGCACCGATCTCAGCACCCGACGCCCTCGCCGAGGCGGCAGCGCGGGCTCGCCAGGACGCGCTGACCAAGCCGCGGGGTGCGCTGGGGAGGCTCGAGGACCTGTCTGTGTGGGTCGCCTCGTGCCAGGGCCAGTGCCCGCCGCGGCAGTTCCAGCGCGCCCGCGTGGTGGTATTCGCCGGTGACCACGGTGTCACCCGGTCCGGGGTGTCGGCCTATCCCCCGGATGTCACCGCCCAGATGGTCGCCAATATCGACGGTGGCGGAGCCGCCATCAACGCGCTTGCCGACGTCGCGGGCGCCACGGTACGGGTGGTGGATCTGGCTGTCGACGCGGAAGCGCTCTCGGAGCAGATCGGCGCCCACAAGGTGCGGCGCGGCAGTGGTGATATCGCCACCGAGGACGCATTGACCGACGACCAGACCGCCGCCGCGATCGCGGCCGGTCAGCAGATCGCCGATGCCGAGGTCGACGCTGGCGCCGACCTGCTGATCGCCGGTGACATGGGAATCGGTAACACCACCCCGGCCGCGGTCCTGGTGGCGGCGCTGACCAACACCGAGCCGGTTGCCGTGGTCGGCTTCGGAACCGGAGTCGACGATGCGACCTGGTCACGCAAGACCGCGGCGGTACGCGATGCGCTGTTTCGGTCCGCGCGAGTGTTGCCTGACCCCGTCGCGTTGCTGCGCTGCTGCGGCGGCGCGGACCTGGCCGCCATGGCGGGCTTCTGCGCGCAGGCCGCGGTCCGGCGTACCCCGCTGCTGCTCGACGGCATGGCAGTCACCGCGGCAGCGCTGGTCGCCGAACGCCTGGCCCCCGGCGCCCGGCAATGGTGGCAAGCCGGCCACCGCTCCACCGAACCCGGCCATCAGCTGGCACTGACGGCGCTGGCGCTGGACCCAGTGGTGGATCTGCGAATGCGGTTGGGCGAAGGCACCGGCGCCACCGTTGCCCTACCGGTGCTGCGCGCCGCCGTGGCAGCGCTGTCATCGATGGCGACCTTCGCCGAAGCCGGGGTGTCCACGGCGTGCGACGACGCCGGCGCCACCGAGCCACCTGAATCGTGA